Proteins co-encoded in one Bacillus paramycoides genomic window:
- a CDS encoding isochorismatase family cysteine hydrolase, with product MKNTALLIIDMINDFQFSHGPILAKKCEIITNPILQLKKTMKSFGYPIIYINDHYQLWRSDIDQLITHCTNEYSENIIHKIAPSSDDYIFIKPHYSAFYETPLNSLLGYLKIENLILTGIAGNICILFTANDAHMRNYTLYVPQDCIASNHDQDNVHALKIMEATLKANIVPSSQIKFN from the coding sequence ATGAAAAACACTGCCTTACTCATTATCGATATGATTAACGATTTTCAATTTTCACACGGGCCCATCCTAGCCAAAAAATGCGAAATTATAACAAATCCTATTTTACAATTAAAGAAAACAATGAAATCCTTCGGCTACCCCATAATTTATATTAATGACCATTATCAACTTTGGAGATCTGATATCGACCAACTAATTACTCATTGTACAAATGAGTATAGTGAAAATATCATTCATAAAATTGCTCCAAGTTCTGATGATTATATTTTCATTAAACCACATTACTCTGCTTTTTATGAAACACCTTTAAATTCTTTATTAGGCTATCTAAAAATAGAAAATCTAATATTAACAGGCATTGCCGGGAATATATGTATACTCTTTACAGCTAACGATGCTCATATGAGAAATTATACACTGTATGTACCACAGGACTGTATTGCCTCTAATCATGATCAGGATAACGTGCATGCTTTAAAAATAATGGAAGCCACATTAAAAGCAAATATAGTCCCGTCATCTCAAATAAAATTTAATTAA
- the pdxS gene encoding pyridoxal 5'-phosphate synthase lyase subunit PdxS, which produces MTNVTGTERVKRGMAEMQKGGVIMDVINAEQAKIAEEAGAVAVMALERVPADIRAAGGVSRMADPTIVEEVMGAVSIPVMAKCRIGHLVEARVLESLGVDYIDESEVLTPADEVYHLNKRDYTVPFVCGCRDIGEAARRIAEGASMLRTKGEPGTGNIVEAVRHMRQVNAEIRQVASLREDELMTYAKNTGAPYEVLLEIKRLGRLPVVNFAAGGVATPADAALMMQLGADGVFVGSGIFKSENPAKFARAIVEATTHYEDYELIASLSKGLGNAMKGIEISTLLPEQRMQERGW; this is translated from the coding sequence ATGACAAATGTAACAGGGACAGAACGTGTAAAACGTGGAATGGCAGAAATGCAAAAAGGCGGCGTTATTATGGACGTAATTAACGCTGAACAAGCAAAAATTGCAGAAGAGGCAGGCGCAGTTGCTGTTATGGCATTAGAGCGCGTACCAGCAGATATTCGTGCAGCAGGTGGCGTTTCTCGTATGGCAGACCCAACAATCGTTGAAGAAGTTATGGGTGCTGTGTCAATTCCGGTTATGGCAAAATGCCGTATCGGTCACCTTGTAGAAGCACGTGTATTAGAATCATTAGGGGTAGACTATATCGATGAGAGTGAAGTACTAACTCCTGCCGATGAAGTATACCATTTAAATAAACGTGATTACACAGTTCCGTTTGTATGTGGTTGCCGTGATATCGGAGAAGCTGCACGTCGTATTGCAGAAGGTGCATCTATGCTTCGTACAAAAGGCGAACCAGGAACAGGAAACATTGTAGAGGCAGTGCGTCATATGCGCCAAGTCAATGCAGAAATCCGTCAAGTTGCAAGTCTACGTGAAGATGAGTTAATGACATATGCAAAAAATACTGGTGCTCCTTATGAAGTATTACTTGAGATTAAACGCCTTGGTCGCTTACCGGTTGTAAACTTTGCAGCAGGTGGTGTAGCAACACCAGCAGATGCAGCGTTAATGATGCAATTGGGTGCGGATGGTGTATTTGTTGGATCTGGTATCTTCAAATCAGAGAATCCGGCGAAATTTGCACGTGCAATCGTTGAAGCAACAACTCATTATGAAGATTATGAATTAATTGCAAGCCTTTCTAAAGGATTAGGTAATGCGATGAAAGGTATCGAAATTTCAACGTTATTACCAGAACAACGCATGCAAGAGCGTGGATGGTAA
- the guaB gene encoding IMP dehydrogenase: MWESKFVKEGLTFDDVLLVPAKSDVLPREVSVKTVLSESLQLNIPLISAGMDTVTEADMAIAMARQGGLGIIHKNMSIEQQAEQVDKVKRSESGVISDPFFLTPEHQVYDAEHLMGKYRISGVPVVNNLDERKLVGIITNRDMRFIQDYSIKISDVMTKEQLITAPVGTTLEEAEKILQKYKIEKLPLVDNNGVLQGLITIKDIEKVIEFPNSAKDKQGRLLVGAAVGVTADAMLRIDALVKASVDAIVLDTAHGHSQGVIDKVKEVRAKYPSLNIIAGNVATAEATKALIEAGANVVKVGIGPGSICTTRVVAGVGVPQLTAVYDCATEARKYGIPVIADGGVKYSGDMVKALAAGAHVVMLGSMFAGVAESPGETEIYQGRQFKVYRGMGSVGAMEKGSKDRYFQEGNKKLVPEGIEGRVPYKGPLADTVHQLVGGLRAGMGYCGAQDLEFLRENAQFIRMSGAGLRESHPHHVQITKEAPNYSL, from the coding sequence ATGTGGGAATCTAAATTTGTTAAAGAAGGTTTGACTTTTGATGACGTATTACTTGTACCAGCAAAGTCAGATGTACTACCAAGAGAAGTAAGTGTTAAAACAGTTTTATCTGAAAGCTTACAGTTAAACATCCCGTTAATTAGTGCAGGAATGGATACAGTAACAGAAGCGGATATGGCTATAGCAATGGCCCGTCAAGGCGGTTTAGGAATTATCCATAAAAACATGTCTATTGAACAACAAGCTGAGCAAGTTGATAAAGTAAAACGTTCTGAAAGTGGCGTTATTTCAGATCCATTCTTTTTAACTCCAGAACATCAAGTGTATGATGCAGAGCATCTTATGGGAAAATACCGTATCTCAGGTGTACCGGTTGTAAATAATTTAGACGAGCGAAAATTAGTCGGTATTATTACAAACCGTGATATGCGTTTTATCCAAGACTACTCAATCAAAATTTCCGACGTAATGACAAAAGAACAGCTAATTACAGCTCCAGTTGGTACAACGCTAGAAGAAGCTGAAAAGATCCTACAAAAGTATAAAATTGAAAAACTCCCTCTTGTTGATAACAACGGTGTATTACAAGGGCTTATTACAATCAAAGATATTGAAAAAGTAATTGAATTCCCAAATTCCGCAAAAGATAAGCAAGGACGCTTATTAGTTGGAGCGGCAGTTGGTGTAACGGCTGATGCAATGCTTCGTATTGACGCATTAGTAAAAGCTAGCGTAGATGCAATCGTACTTGATACAGCTCACGGACATTCTCAAGGTGTTATTGATAAAGTAAAAGAAGTTCGTGCAAAGTATCCGTCACTAAATATTATCGCTGGAAATGTTGCTACTGCTGAAGCAACAAAGGCATTAATTGAAGCAGGTGCAAACGTAGTGAAAGTTGGTATTGGACCAGGTTCTATCTGTACAACACGTGTTGTAGCCGGCGTTGGTGTACCACAATTAACAGCGGTTTATGATTGTGCAACAGAGGCTCGTAAATACGGTATCCCAGTTATTGCTGACGGTGGTGTTAAGTACTCTGGTGACATGGTTAAAGCTTTAGCAGCAGGAGCACACGTTGTTATGCTAGGTAGTATGTTTGCTGGTGTTGCTGAAAGTCCTGGTGAAACTGAAATTTACCAAGGTCGTCAATTTAAAGTATATCGTGGTATGGGTTCTGTCGGAGCAATGGAAAAAGGAAGTAAAGATCGTTACTTCCAAGAAGGAAATAAAAAACTTGTTCCAGAAGGTATTGAAGGCCGAGTACCATATAAAGGACCTTTAGCAGATACAGTTCACCAATTAGTTGGTGGATTACGTGCAGGTATGGGATATTGCGGAGCACAAGATTTAGAATTTTTACGTGAGAATGCACAGTTCATTCGCATGTCAGGTGCTGGTTTACGTGAAAGCCATCCTCATCACGTACAAATTACAAAAGAAGCTCCAAACTACTCATTATAA
- the serS gene encoding serine--tRNA ligase, which produces MLDIKFLRTNFEEVKAKLQHRGEDLTDFGRFEELDTRRRELLVQTEELKSKRNEVSQQISVLKREKKDAEALILEMREVGEKVKDLDNELRTVEENLERLMLSIPNIPHESAPVGETEDDNVVARTWGEVKEFAFEPKPHWDLATDLGILDFERAGKVTGSRFVFYKGAGARLERALISFMLDLHTDEHGYEEVLPPYMVNRASMTGTGQLPKFEEDAFRIESEDYFLIPTAEVPVTNMHRDEILSKEQLPIRYAAFSSCFRSEAGSAGRDTRGLIRQHQFNKVELVKFVKPEDSYEELEKLTNDAERVLQLLELPYRVMSMCTGDLGFTAAKKYDIEVWIPSYGTYREISSCSNFEAFQARRANIRFRREPNGKPEHVHTLNGSGLAIGRTVAAILENYQQEDGTIIIPEVLRPYMGGKTVIK; this is translated from the coding sequence ATGCTTGATATTAAATTTCTACGTACAAATTTTGAAGAAGTAAAAGCAAAGTTACAGCATAGAGGCGAGGATTTAACTGATTTCGGTCGCTTTGAAGAGTTGGATACGAGAAGAAGAGAACTACTTGTTCAAACAGAGGAACTGAAAAGTAAACGTAACGAAGTATCTCAACAAATCTCTGTATTGAAGCGCGAAAAGAAAGATGCAGAAGCCTTAATTCTAGAAATGCGTGAAGTTGGGGAAAAAGTAAAAGATCTTGATAATGAACTTCGTACAGTTGAAGAAAATCTAGAAAGATTAATGTTATCTATTCCAAATATTCCTCATGAATCTGCTCCAGTTGGTGAAACAGAGGATGATAATGTAGTAGCACGTACTTGGGGAGAAGTAAAAGAGTTTGCTTTTGAACCAAAACCACATTGGGACCTTGCTACAGATTTAGGGATTCTAGACTTTGAGCGTGCTGGGAAAGTAACAGGAAGCCGCTTCGTATTCTACAAAGGTGCTGGTGCAAGATTAGAGCGTGCTTTAATTAGCTTTATGCTTGACCTTCATACTGATGAGCACGGATATGAAGAAGTATTACCTCCGTATATGGTAAACCGTGCAAGCATGACAGGAACAGGACAACTTCCGAAGTTTGAAGAAGATGCATTCCGTATTGAAAGTGAAGATTACTTCTTAATTCCAACAGCTGAAGTACCTGTAACGAATATGCACCGTGATGAAATCTTAAGTAAAGAGCAATTGCCTATAAGATATGCTGCATTTAGCTCTTGCTTCCGTTCTGAAGCAGGTTCAGCTGGACGCGATACACGTGGCTTAATTCGTCAGCATCAGTTCAATAAAGTAGAGCTTGTAAAGTTCGTAAAACCAGAAGATTCTTATGAAGAGTTAGAAAAACTAACAAATGATGCAGAACGCGTGTTACAATTATTAGAGTTGCCATATCGCGTTATGAGCATGTGCACAGGCGATTTAGGATTTACAGCAGCGAAGAAATACGATATTGAAGTATGGATTCCAAGCTATGGCACATATCGTGAAATTTCTTCTTGTAGTAATTTTGAGGCTTTCCAAGCGAGACGTGCAAATATCCGTTTCCGTCGTGAGCCAAATGGCAAACCAGAACATGTTCATACATTAAATGGATCTGGTCTTGCAATTGGACGTACGGTTGCAGCTATTTTAGAGAACTACCAACAAGAAGATGGTACAATTATAATTCCAGAAGTTCTTCGCCCTTATATGGGAGGAAAAACAGTTATTAAGTAA
- the dacA gene encoding D-alanyl-D-alanine carboxypeptidase DacA gives MFCKRFVALVTMLTLACSMLLPYSNASAETGSALNIEAGAAILVEANSGKILYQKNADELLSIASMTKMMSEYLVHEAVDKGKLKWDQKIKVSEYAYKVSQDASLSNVALENGGSYTVKELYEAMAIFSANGATIALAEAIAGKEVDFVKMMNDKSKELGLKNYKFVNSTGLTNKDLKGMHPEGTTADEENKMSAKDVATLAQHLIKDYPKVLDTAKIPKKEFRPEKEKFAMSNWNWMLKGLVKEYDGVDGLKTGSTPEAGDCFTGTVERNGMRFISVVIKTSSHTARFDETKKLYDYGFANFEMKQMYKKGSSVKGQETVRVENAKDKDVAVQTKRAVSLPVPKGSKDVYKTELKEASKGQEAPIKKGAALGQMVITPKDANDPGFLSGKSLQIDLVTTSAVEEANWFTRSMRGIGSFFSGIWNSAVDTVKGWF, from the coding sequence ATGTTTTGCAAAAGATTCGTTGCGCTAGTAACAATGCTTACACTAGCTTGTAGTATGTTGTTACCATATAGCAACGCATCAGCAGAAACAGGATCTGCTTTAAATATTGAAGCAGGTGCAGCAATTTTAGTTGAAGCGAATTCTGGGAAAATTTTATATCAAAAGAATGCAGACGAATTATTATCAATTGCTAGTATGACAAAAATGATGAGTGAATATTTAGTTCATGAAGCGGTGGATAAAGGAAAACTTAAGTGGGATCAAAAAATTAAGGTTTCTGAATATGCGTATAAAGTTTCACAAGATGCTTCATTATCAAATGTTGCATTAGAAAATGGCGGCTCTTATACAGTGAAAGAGCTATACGAGGCAATGGCAATCTTTTCTGCGAATGGTGCAACAATTGCATTAGCAGAAGCAATTGCAGGTAAAGAAGTAGACTTCGTAAAAATGATGAATGATAAATCGAAAGAACTAGGATTGAAAAATTATAAATTTGTCAATTCTACAGGTTTAACGAATAAAGATTTAAAGGGAATGCATCCTGAAGGAACAACAGCGGATGAAGAAAATAAAATGTCTGCAAAGGATGTTGCGACTTTAGCACAACATTTAATTAAAGATTATCCAAAAGTGTTAGATACAGCAAAAATCCCGAAAAAAGAATTTCGTCCAGAAAAAGAGAAGTTTGCAATGTCGAACTGGAACTGGATGTTAAAGGGCTTAGTTAAAGAATATGATGGCGTAGATGGCCTGAAAACAGGCTCAACTCCAGAAGCAGGAGATTGCTTCACCGGTACGGTTGAAAGAAACGGTATGCGCTTTATTTCTGTAGTTATTAAAACAAGTTCTCATACAGCACGTTTTGATGAAACAAAGAAGCTATATGATTATGGATTTGCTAACTTTGAAATGAAGCAAATGTATAAAAAAGGTTCTTCAGTAAAAGGACAAGAAACGGTTCGAGTAGAAAATGCTAAAGATAAAGATGTAGCAGTTCAAACAAAACGAGCTGTTTCGCTTCCAGTGCCAAAAGGAAGTAAAGATGTTTATAAAACAGAATTAAAAGAAGCAAGTAAAGGACAAGAAGCACCTATTAAAAAAGGAGCTGCACTTGGCCAAATGGTAATCACACCAAAAGATGCGAATGATCCTGGATTTTTATCTGGTAAGTCATTACAAATAGACCTTGTAACAACATCTGCAGTAGAAGAAGCGAATTGGTTTACTCGTTCTATGCGTGGAATTGGTTCTTTCTTTAGTGGTATATGGAATAGTGCTGTTGATACAGTAAAAGGTTGGTTTTAA
- a CDS encoding deoxynucleoside kinase, with product MNLRQKYDIPNDAVITIAGTVGVGKSTMTTALANALGYRTSFEKVDSNPYLDKFYADFTRWSFHLQVYFLAERFKEQKRIFEYGGGFVQDRSIYEDTGIFAKMHHEKGTMTETDYETYKGLFDAMVMTPYFPHPDLLIYLEGSFDDIVDRIQERGRPMEQQTPIEYWKEMHGRYENWINNFNSCPVLRLNINEYDILKDGDSIEPIIKKIGHFLKQTRKLVK from the coding sequence ATGAATTTAAGGCAAAAATATGATATACCAAATGACGCAGTAATCACTATCGCTGGAACAGTAGGTGTTGGTAAATCTACTATGACAACTGCATTAGCTAACGCTTTAGGTTATCGAACATCATTTGAAAAGGTAGATTCCAACCCGTATTTGGACAAGTTCTATGCTGATTTCACGCGCTGGAGCTTCCACTTGCAAGTATACTTTTTAGCAGAACGATTTAAAGAACAAAAAAGAATTTTTGAATACGGTGGCGGTTTTGTTCAAGATCGCTCTATCTATGAAGACACTGGCATTTTCGCAAAAATGCATCATGAAAAAGGAACAATGACGGAAACTGATTATGAAACATACAAAGGTTTATTTGACGCTATGGTCATGACTCCTTACTTCCCTCATCCAGATTTACTAATTTACTTAGAAGGTTCTTTCGATGATATCGTTGATCGTATCCAAGAACGTGGACGTCCGATGGAACAGCAAACACCAATCGAGTATTGGAAAGAGATGCATGGGCGTTACGAAAACTGGATTAATAACTTTAATTCATGCCCTGTTTTACGATTAAACATTAATGAATACGATATTTTAAAAGATGGCGATTCCATTGAACCAATCATTAAAAAAATTGGCCATTTTTTAAAACAAACACGTAAACTTGTAAAATAA
- the pdxT gene encoding pyridoxal 5'-phosphate synthase glutaminase subunit PdxT, producing MVKIGVLGLQGAVREHVKSVEASGAEAVVVKRIEQLEEVDGLILPGGESTTMRRLIDKYAFMEPLRTFAKSGKPMFGTCAGMILLAKTLIGYEEAHIGAMDITVERNAFGRQKDSFEAALSIEGVGEDFVGVFIRAPYVVNIADDVEVLSTHGDRMVAVRQGPFLAASFHPELTDDHRVTAYFVEMVKEAKMKKVV from the coding sequence ATGGTGAAAATCGGTGTACTAGGTCTTCAAGGTGCAGTTCGTGAGCATGTAAAATCAGTTGAAGCAAGTGGTGCCGAGGCTGTTGTTGTAAAGCGTATAGAACAACTTGAAGAAGTTGATGGTCTTATTTTACCAGGCGGTGAAAGCACAACAATGCGCCGTCTTATTGATAAGTATGCTTTCATGGAACCACTTCGTACATTTGCGAAGTCTGGTAAACCAATGTTTGGTACATGTGCAGGAATGATTCTTCTTGCAAAAACACTTATTGGCTATGAAGAAGCGCATATTGGTGCTATGGATATTACAGTTGAGCGCAATGCGTTCGGACGTCAAAAAGACAGCTTCGAAGCTGCACTTTCTATTGAAGGTGTGGGAGAGGATTTTGTTGGCGTATTTATTCGTGCCCCATATGTTGTAAATATAGCGGATGATGTTGAGGTACTTTCTACACATGGCGATCGAATGGTAGCGGTAAGGCAAGGGCCGTTTTTAGCTGCTTCTTTCCATCCGGAATTAACAGACGATCATCGTGTAACAGCATACTTTGTAGAAATGGTAAAAGAAGCGAAAATGAAAAAAGTTGTATAA
- a CDS encoding deoxynucleoside kinase — MTGVPFITVEGPIGVGKTSLAKEISTHMQLHLLKEIVDENPFLGKFYEDIDEWSFQTEMFFLCNRYKQLEDINIKYLNQRKPVVADYHIFKNVIFASRTLKDSQYDKYMQIYRILTQDMPVPNVIVYLTASLKTLQKRIAMRGREFEKNMDPNYLLQLTKDYETAMESFKKDHPDIPVLKFNGDDMDFVKNPEDLNVILSALQNTLLKESK, encoded by the coding sequence GTGACCGGAGTACCATTTATCACGGTTGAAGGACCAATTGGTGTTGGAAAGACTTCACTTGCGAAGGAAATTTCAACTCACATGCAACTCCACTTACTGAAAGAGATTGTTGATGAAAACCCCTTTTTAGGAAAGTTCTATGAAGACATCGACGAATGGAGTTTTCAAACAGAGATGTTCTTTCTTTGTAATAGATACAAACAATTAGAAGATATTAACATAAAGTATTTGAATCAAAGGAAGCCAGTAGTAGCGGATTATCATATATTTAAAAATGTAATTTTCGCATCCCGTACATTAAAAGATTCTCAATATGACAAGTACATGCAAATCTACCGTATCCTTACGCAAGATATGCCTGTGCCAAATGTTATCGTTTATTTAACAGCTAGCCTAAAAACATTACAAAAGCGAATCGCAATGCGCGGAAGAGAATTCGAAAAAAATATGGATCCAAATTACTTACTACAGCTCACAAAAGATTACGAAACAGCAATGGAGTCTTTTAAAAAAGATCATCCAGATATCCCAGTATTGAAATTTAACGGAGACGATATGGATTTTGTAAAAAATCCTGAAGATTTAAACGTCATCCTATCTGCCCTTCAAAATACTCTCTTAAAGGAGTCGAAATAA
- a CDS encoding YaaC family protein, with product MHQSHCTWQQLSFFFSSQNVQRYLARCYEKSSIQNAEKKSFENCYPFIYYLEHGKNYYELYKVAPFSIQPMLLFYGMSQLFKACLLTIDPNYPESTTVLAHGVTTRKRKKQGYQFLEDEVKVQKNGLFTHVAEQLFHMKHLESEKFNMLDLMGNIPELQNLFRHSQRGTTLYKIDSVNTNELSFSVSILDRLHMTAERFSRYIESTCKHLSMQHVPGKTSKSNLLFTAPIRSWNPIYSTPLYYEYLADTYYLPLTTDPRNPKPVLPELLVHYLLLYNLSMISRYETDWWYDLLGSYSSEDYPFIYQFLTISAQKIPYYISSFLLAEPNLFHGK from the coding sequence ATGCATCAATCACATTGTACTTGGCAGCAATTAAGTTTCTTCTTTTCATCTCAAAATGTACAACGTTATCTTGCCCGTTGTTATGAAAAATCCTCCATACAAAATGCTGAAAAAAAAAGTTTCGAAAACTGTTATCCCTTTATTTATTACTTAGAGCACGGGAAAAACTATTATGAATTATATAAGGTAGCACCCTTTTCGATCCAGCCAATGCTATTATTTTATGGAATGAGCCAACTTTTTAAAGCTTGCTTACTAACTATTGACCCTAACTATCCAGAATCCACTACAGTTTTAGCTCATGGTGTTACGACACGTAAACGAAAAAAACAGGGATATCAATTTTTAGAAGATGAGGTGAAGGTGCAAAAAAATGGATTATTTACTCATGTTGCAGAACAGCTGTTTCACATGAAACACTTAGAATCAGAGAAGTTTAATATGTTGGATTTAATGGGGAATATTCCTGAATTACAAAACTTATTTCGCCATAGTCAACGAGGTACTACTTTATATAAAATTGATTCAGTAAATACAAATGAACTTTCCTTTTCGGTCAGCATACTAGATCGGCTTCATATGACTGCAGAAAGATTTTCACGTTACATTGAATCAACTTGTAAGCATCTATCCATGCAACATGTCCCTGGGAAAACGAGCAAATCGAATTTACTTTTTACAGCTCCTATCCGATCATGGAATCCTATATATAGCACACCCTTATACTACGAATACCTTGCTGATACTTATTACTTACCACTTACAACTGACCCTAGAAATCCTAAGCCTGTATTACCCGAACTTCTTGTGCATTATTTATTGCTCTACAATTTAAGTATGATTTCTAGATACGAAACAGATTGGTGGTATGATTTACTTGGAAGCTATAGCTCTGAAGATTACCCATTTATTTATCAATTCCTTACTATTTCTGCTCAAAAAATCCCTTACTATATTTCTTCCTTTTTACTCGCAGAACCGAACCTATTTCATGGGAAATAA
- a CDS encoding DUF3797 domain-containing protein: MDLIIQTFPLDGKTLYYVQCPVCKNNRILNSGANVSRIISDDTFRKLCGCTCDVKQTAAKVEAPKKVKKEAVKKEAAPKRTGKVLTAVINGKEMTVKEIAEAYDISTSTVRQRINAGKTESEIIAPTKKK; the protein is encoded by the coding sequence ATGGATCTTATTATACAAACATTTCCTTTAGATGGAAAAACTTTATATTATGTACAATGTCCTGTCTGTAAGAACAATAGAATTTTAAACAGTGGTGCAAATGTATCACGCATTATTAGCGATGATACATTCCGTAAACTTTGTGGTTGCACTTGCGATGTAAAGCAAACCGCAGCAAAAGTAGAGGCACCAAAAAAGGTTAAAAAAGAAGCTGTAAAGAAAGAAGCAGCTCCAAAACGTACAGGTAAAGTATTAACAGCGGTAATTAACGGGAAAGAAATGACTGTTAAAGAGATTGCTGAAGCGTACGATATTAGTACGAGTACTGTTCGTCAGCGTATTAACGCTGGAAAAACTGAGAGTGAAATTATTGCTCCAACAAAAAAGAAGTAA
- the tadA gene encoding tRNA adenosine(34) deaminase TadA: MEHDQDIYFMQLAIEEAKKAEAIQEVPIGAVIVLNGEVISVAHNLRETEQRSIAHAELLAIDEACKKLGTWRLEDATLYVTLEPCPMCAGGIVLSRVKRVVYGASDPKGGCAGTLMNLLTDERFNHQCEVVAGVLEEECGTLLTNFFRELRKKRKAIKKLEKSNEN, encoded by the coding sequence ATGGAACACGATCAAGATATTTATTTTATGCAGTTAGCAATCGAAGAGGCTAAAAAAGCAGAGGCAATACAAGAAGTACCGATTGGTGCAGTTATAGTATTAAATGGGGAAGTTATTAGTGTTGCTCATAATTTAAGGGAAACTGAGCAAAGATCAATAGCTCATGCTGAGTTGTTAGCTATTGATGAAGCGTGCAAAAAATTAGGGACATGGCGTTTAGAAGATGCGACGTTATATGTAACATTAGAGCCTTGTCCAATGTGTGCCGGTGGAATTGTTTTATCAAGAGTGAAGCGAGTTGTATATGGTGCAAGCGATCCGAAAGGTGGATGTGCAGGAACATTGATGAATCTTTTAACGGATGAACGCTTTAATCATCAATGTGAAGTAGTAGCTGGTGTATTAGAAGAAGAGTGCGGTACGCTGTTAACAAACTTTTTTAGAGAACTTCGTAAAAAAAGAAAAGCGATTAAGAAATTGGAGAAAAGCAACGAGAATTAA